AGATACTGGAATATATATggctaaaatttagattttatgtTTTTCTTCGTATGGTATTCATTTGGAGTGATTTCAGTCTGTAATAAAATGGCACAGATCAAATGAATGTCTATGTTtctctttgtttttatatttctaaCGAAGATGCACAAAAAATCCCTACACCACGTTAATTTGCGTATTTGAGCAATCCTATTTCCCTGAATCCGCGATAGTAGTATTCAGTTAGTCAACAGGCCATAATCCTCCTTCCCCCCCTGGCctccttcatctggccagacgccaccaacggcctactatctctagttccgaaaaactctggatgCATTTTTGACACCACTGGGTATCAAGATCTGGTAATCAACTAACCTGTACAGCATGGGTGTTCTCAACCTAACACATTGCGATCTTTCACTACATGTCGCCAGCACAGTCAGAAATCGTGGCATTaaagaatgaatttggagaaaaactTCTGATAATAgagttagactaccccgtagtccacttgcccattgtgcatactctggatattgtatataagcttaaaactctgatttaattaatgtgtgcacaatagattttcacatctgatcagtcaccctactccctctgtttgttagcttcccaagtgaattttctgaaattactggagcccgaaccacccaggctggtcgctcagcatagtattttagaaggttttctccaaattcgtttcctaatggtatggagaataataataacaataataacaattgtCAGTCTGTATATTCTATATTGCTTTTATTCAGTAAGAATCGATTCTAAGCATTTCTTACATTAAATTGCTGCAGCCCATTTTATTGTTTATTAAAGGTATTATCGGTGATTTGTCGAACCCGGGTGTCGAACCAGAACACCCTAACATTCATAAAATTCATACTTTtacatttttggaacaagcatgGATATCGATGTGCTGAAGCAGATACATGGCAAACGTGAATGCAATCAACGGCACGACGTCTCTAAATGAAGATACAGCTTATAGTTTTATCAGCTCgtatcggcgggccttataacattgcggattaatatcaacgtattttatttggagaattgtcttgtgacatctcgccagaagtattacaaattattatttgaagtTCTATACTTTGTCTGCTttctttaacacccaaaatatagACCAGTCAGATCAATAATATCCTTCTCAACGTtgatctacttttcggcgtataATTctcgtcgattacgagctgatcaaactatacttcAGTTTTTTCTTATCGCGCGAAATCGGAGTGTTAGCAGTAAACACCAAGGATAGCAATTTACACTTTTAGAGCGATTATTTACAAGTTTGCAATACATGGTAGGCTATCAAATCGGCCTATGTAAGTGTCGATCGTTTGGTAGTGcagtttttcaaaatatttcgtaaataaaataTCTGATGAAGCCTAAAATATGGTATATTCaaagaaaagactttcttatccCTCTTGTCAAGGCAAATATATGACAACGTATCACCGTTTTATTattgtttgaatgttttttaAACGTTTGTTCTAAGCACTTTAGATATTCCAATTGGCACCGTATGGATTCGTGGTCTTGTTAACCTTAAAGTTCAGATGAATCTACGCGTGCTAAGGGAGCGTGTTCAAACGTCCCGCCGTTTTCATCACCGGGTGTCGTAGTAGTCAACACAAAATACGCATGGTATGGCTTCGTAATCTGTTTCTTGGACGGCTTCTGTGGCTGCTTCTGGGACTGCTTGGGTGGTTTACGAGCCCCAGGGTTAGGAGCACAGCAACAACTATAAAAGCATACTCTTATTTTGTACAAGGCGTATCCAAATAAGTGCAATACCCCTATTACACCCAAAGCTCCTGCTAAGTAATACGCGGTATCGATGGGGGCATCCCAATCTATTATGGAGTAAACTGCAGTGTCATCCCAAGGAGTTGTGCCCCCTAAATACCAATAAATAACTGTAAAAGCGATGTAAAGAATCCCGAAGATAATGCCATATATCATATGCACAACGCGTACCGGTGCTGCCGAAATAAACAGATCTAAATAAACCAGAAAAGTAATAAATGCATGCTCATGAATGTCTATCgcgaaaaatttgatattttccgtCATCCCACCTGAAGATCCATAATACCCATTGTCTTTATCATACATCATGTACCAGTAGATGAGAGTTACAAACGGACACACGGAGAGACAGACGTCAAACAGTATCCAGGCTAATTTGAAAATAAACGGCGTTGACGTCTTGACGTGACGTGGCGGTTTTGGCGGTCCATCTGACT
This DNA window, taken from Amphiura filiformis chromosome 16, Afil_fr2py, whole genome shotgun sequence, encodes the following:
- the LOC140135798 gene encoding protein rolling stone-like, whose protein sequence is MSKSKSTRNMHPCAWSKPKCSDFGFDVEDPAVFARSQCSTRLPSRFVYLIYRLALACYLTGAQTFIIYQLFPSYRFKLFIFITEWTVSVFTLYSLLSLFGALCNKPALTDLHGYDVLKQSDGPPKPPRHVKTSTPFIFKLAWILFDVCLSVCPFVTLIYWYMMYDKDNGYYGSSGGMTENIKFFAIDIHEHAFITFLVYLDLFISAAPVRVVHMIYGIIFGILYIAFTVIYWYLGGTTPWDDTAVYSIIDWDAPIDTAYYLAGALGVIGVLHLFGYALYKIRVCFYSCCCAPNPGARKPPKQSQKQPQKPSKKQITKPYHAYFVLTTTTPGDENGGTFEHAPLARVDSSEL